A genomic stretch from Pieris brassicae chromosome 9, ilPieBrab1.1, whole genome shotgun sequence includes:
- the LOC123714685 gene encoding ADP-ribosylation factor-like protein 6, whose protein sequence is MGLMEKLSSWLGGPAAGREITILVLGLDHSGKTSLLNALRPPDRKVTSEPTLATRQDNFTFGGISVVAVEAGGARRVRALWERQYAAASGVLWVADAADALRLAVARDEMQLMLEHPAMRARRLPLLVCANKADLPHALPPAQVAAALGLERVTDKPWHVCATSAVSGAGLTDGLAWLTRQLRDLHTDN, encoded by the exons ATGGGTCTAATGGAAAAACTGTCTTCATGGCTCGGAGGCCCAGCGGCGGGCAGGGAGATCACGATCCTGGTGCTAGGTTTGGACCACAGCGGGAAGACGTCCCTCCTTAACGCCTTGCGTCCACCTGACCGGAAAGTCACCTCGGAGCCAACGCTCGCTACCCGACAAGACAACTTCACgt TTGGCGGAATTTCTGTGGTGGCTGTGGAAGCGGGTGGGGCTCGGCGAGTGCGGGCACTTTGGGAGCGCCAGTACGCAGCGGCGAGCGGAGTTCTGTGGGTGGCGGATGCGGCTGACGCTCTGCGACTTGCGGTCGCCCGCGACGAGATGCAGCTCATGCTGGAGCACCCGGCTATGCGCGCCCGACGACTGCCGCTGCTGGTCTGTGCCAACAAGGCTGACCTGCCGCACGCCTTGCCACCCGCCCAGGTTGCCGCCG CGCTGGGTCTGGAACGCGTGACTGATAAGCCGTGGCACGTGTGCGCCACGAGCGCGGTGTCCGGCGCGGGCCTGACCGACGGCCTCGCCTGGCTGACCCGCCAACTCAGAGACCTCCACACCGACAACTGA